The Agrococcus carbonis genome has a window encoding:
- a CDS encoding MIP/aquaporin family protein — MNIGLVFLSELVGTAMLLLLGCGVVANAVLAGTKGFGGGFLMINFGWGLAVFAGVVVSIYSGAHINPAVTLGLMARDLSTGVEYNWALLPVYLIAQLLGAFLGAVLCWLAYKQHFDAEEDPGAKLGTFSTGPGIRSTGWNLTTEIIGTFVLVFVVIAFGAQGADDTLGVPAGLASLGALPVALLVVGIGASLGGPTGYAINPARDLGPRIAHAVLPIRGKGSSDWSYSWIPVVGPIIGGVLAGLTAPLLVAVTVAA; from the coding sequence CTGAACATCGGTCTGGTATTCCTCTCGGAGCTGGTCGGCACCGCGATGCTCCTGCTGCTCGGCTGCGGCGTGGTCGCCAACGCCGTGCTCGCGGGCACCAAGGGCTTCGGCGGCGGCTTCCTCATGATCAACTTCGGCTGGGGCCTCGCCGTCTTCGCGGGCGTCGTCGTCTCCATCTACTCGGGTGCGCACATCAACCCGGCGGTCACGCTCGGGCTCATGGCGCGCGACCTCTCCACCGGCGTGGAGTACAACTGGGCGCTGCTGCCGGTCTACCTGATCGCGCAGCTGCTCGGCGCCTTCCTCGGCGCGGTGCTGTGCTGGCTCGCCTACAAGCAGCACTTCGACGCCGAGGAGGACCCGGGCGCCAAGCTCGGCACCTTCTCGACCGGTCCCGGCATCCGGAGCACGGGCTGGAACCTCACCACCGAGATCATCGGCACGTTCGTGCTCGTCTTCGTCGTGATCGCCTTCGGCGCGCAGGGCGCCGACGACACGCTCGGCGTCCCTGCGGGCCTCGCCTCGCTCGGCGCGCTCCCGGTGGCGCTCCTCGTGGTCGGCATCGGCGCCTCGCTCGGTGGTCCGACGGGCTACGCCATCAACCCGGCGCGCGACCTGGGCCCCCGCATCGCACACGCGGTGCTGCCCATCCGCGGCAAGGGCTCGAGCGACTGGAGCTACTCCTGGATCCCGGTCGTCGGTCCCATCATCGGCGGCGTGCTCGCGGGCCTCACGGCACCGCTGCTCGTCGCGGTCACCGTCGCGGCCTGA
- the qcrA gene encoding cytochrome bc1 complex Rieske iron-sulfur subunit, which yields MSAEDQSAPHEPSTESVVVYDRGAAIEQSDAFENPGLPPHRPRQTDLHPHKERRAERQVVGWFLVSMIGSVLAIVAYIALPITPGDMASVRMNNLFLGLAIALALLSIGIGGMHWARQLMSGHEVVEERHHTRGSVASRERSVEIFRLGDEESGFSRRTLIRNTLIGAVALVPLPAIVLFRDLAPAEDAVEAIAHTMWEPGMRLALDPSGTPIKATDVTIGSAFHVIPEDLKGIGHNEGYLDQKALAAVLLVRVPTDRLKEAPGREGWSYDGIVAYSKICTHVGCPVALYEQQTHHLLCPCHQSTFDVTEHAKVVFGPAKRPLPQLPITVDSEGYLVAQRDFTEPIGASFFERLHHVDPEHVQVSAPEMETRA from the coding sequence ATGTCGGCTGAGGACCAGTCGGCTCCCCACGAGCCCAGCACCGAGAGCGTCGTCGTGTACGACCGCGGTGCCGCGATCGAGCAGTCGGACGCGTTCGAGAACCCGGGGCTGCCCCCGCACCGCCCGCGCCAGACCGATCTGCACCCGCACAAGGAGCGTCGCGCCGAGCGCCAGGTCGTCGGCTGGTTCCTGGTCTCGATGATCGGCTCCGTGCTCGCGATCGTCGCCTACATCGCCCTGCCGATCACGCCGGGCGACATGGCGAGCGTCCGCATGAACAACCTGTTCCTGGGCCTCGCGATCGCGCTCGCGCTGCTGAGCATCGGCATCGGCGGCATGCACTGGGCGCGCCAGCTCATGAGCGGCCACGAGGTCGTCGAGGAGCGCCACCACACCCGCGGCTCGGTCGCGAGCCGCGAGCGATCGGTCGAGATCTTCCGCCTCGGCGACGAGGAGTCCGGCTTCTCGCGCCGCACGCTCATCCGCAACACGCTCATCGGCGCGGTGGCCCTCGTGCCGCTGCCCGCGATCGTGCTGTTCCGCGACCTGGCGCCCGCCGAGGACGCCGTCGAGGCGATCGCCCACACGATGTGGGAGCCGGGCATGCGCCTGGCCCTCGACCCCTCGGGCACGCCCATCAAGGCGACCGACGTCACGATCGGCTCCGCCTTCCACGTCATCCCCGAGGACCTCAAGGGGATCGGCCACAACGAGGGCTACCTCGACCAGAAGGCGCTCGCCGCCGTGCTGCTCGTGCGCGTGCCCACCGACCGCCTCAAGGAGGCGCCGGGCCGCGAGGGATGGTCCTACGACGGCATCGTCGCCTACTCCAAGATCTGCACGCACGTCGGCTGCCCCGTGGCGCTGTACGAGCAGCAGACCCACCACCTCCTGTGCCCGTGCCACCAGTCGACCTTCGACGTGACCGAGCACGCCAAGGTGGTCTTCGGTCCCGCGAAGCGCCCGCTCCCCCAGCTGCCGATCACCGTCGACAGCGAGGGCTACCTCGTGGCGCAGCGCGACTTCACCGAGCCGATCGGCGCGTCGTTCTTCGAGCGCCTGCACCACGTCGACCCCGAGCACGTGCAGGTGTCGGCGCCTGAGATGGAGACCCGCGCATGA
- the dhaK gene encoding dihydroxyacetone kinase subunit DhaK produces MKKLINDPAKTVDEGVAGFAAAHPDLVRVVVDPPFAVVRADAPVAGKVGIVSGGGSGHEPLHAGYVGVGMLDAAVPGAMFTSPTPDPILEATKQVDGGAGVLHIVKNYTGDVLNFETAADLALAEGIEVQSVVVDDDVAVKDSLYTAGRRGVAGTLLVEKIAGAAAERGDSLDRVAEVARRVNSQVRSMGLALAPCTVPHAGEPSFELGEDEVEIGIGIHGEPGRERIALEPADRLVDRLIEPILEDLPFQQGDRVVLLVNGMGGTPLSELYIVFRRAAEVLAERGIELARSLVGSYVTSLEMQGVSISVLKVDDELLDLYDAPVHTAALRWGR; encoded by the coding sequence GTGAAGAAGCTCATCAACGACCCTGCCAAGACCGTCGACGAAGGCGTCGCGGGCTTCGCGGCGGCACACCCCGACCTCGTGCGCGTCGTCGTCGACCCGCCGTTCGCCGTCGTGCGCGCGGACGCGCCGGTCGCCGGCAAGGTCGGCATCGTCTCGGGCGGCGGCTCCGGCCACGAGCCGCTGCACGCCGGCTACGTCGGCGTCGGCATGCTCGACGCGGCGGTGCCCGGCGCGATGTTCACCTCGCCCACGCCCGACCCCATCCTCGAGGCGACGAAGCAGGTGGACGGCGGAGCCGGCGTGCTCCACATCGTCAAGAACTACACGGGCGACGTGCTCAACTTCGAGACCGCCGCCGACCTCGCGCTCGCCGAGGGCATCGAGGTGCAGTCGGTCGTCGTCGACGACGACGTCGCGGTGAAGGACTCGCTCTACACCGCGGGACGCCGCGGCGTCGCGGGCACCCTGCTCGTCGAGAAGATCGCGGGCGCGGCGGCCGAGCGCGGCGACTCGCTCGACCGGGTCGCCGAGGTCGCCCGGCGCGTCAACAGCCAGGTGCGGTCGATGGGCCTCGCGCTCGCGCCGTGCACGGTGCCGCACGCGGGGGAGCCGAGCTTCGAGCTCGGCGAGGACGAGGTGGAGATCGGCATCGGCATCCACGGGGAGCCGGGCCGCGAGCGCATCGCCCTCGAGCCCGCCGACCGCCTCGTCGACCGCCTCATCGAGCCGATCCTCGAGGACCTCCCGTTCCAGCAGGGCGACCGGGTCGTGCTGCTCGTCAACGGGATGGGCGGCACGCCGCTCTCGGAGCTCTACATCGTCTTCCGCCGCGCCGCCGAGGTGCTCGCCGAGCGCGGCATCGAGCTGGCTCGCTCGCTCGTGGGGTCGTACGTCACGAGCCTCGAGATGCAGGGGGTGTCGATCAGCGTGCTCAAGGTCGACGACGAGCTGCTCGACCTCTACGACGCGCCGGTGCACACCGCCGCGCTGCGGTGGGGCCGGTGA
- the glpK gene encoding glycerol kinase GlpK: MNDYVIAIDQGTTSTRAILFDHAGSIVSTGQLEHEQIFPQAGWVEHDPMEIWNNTREVIGQALSKANVTRHNVKAIGITNQRETAVVWNKKTGEPVYNAIVWQDTRTQKIVDRLADGDTDRYKQKVGLPLATYFSGTKIVWILENVDGAREAAEAGDLLFGTTDCWVLWNLTGGVNGGVHATDVTNASRTLFMDLESLTWDDAILADFGVPRSMLPEIKPSSGEFGIAASESLLRETPITGILGDQQAATFGQAAFDTGEAKNTYGTGNFLIFNTGEEIVHSKNGLLTTVGYKIGDEPTHYALEGSIAVTGSLIQWLRDNLGLIPDAPSVEQLAKTVDDNGGAYFVPAFSGLFAPYWRPDARGALVGLTRYVNKGHLARAALEATAFQTAEVVDAVNADSGVDLTELKVDGGMIANDTLMQFQADILQVPVVRPVVAETTALGAAYAAGLAVGFWGSLDELRQQWQEDRRWEPQMDKEARDRTYRNWKKAVQKTLDWVDEDVD; encoded by the coding sequence GTGAACGACTACGTCATCGCCATCGACCAGGGCACGACCTCGACCCGCGCCATCCTCTTCGACCACGCCGGCAGCATCGTCTCGACCGGTCAGCTCGAGCACGAGCAGATCTTCCCGCAGGCCGGCTGGGTCGAGCACGACCCGATGGAGATCTGGAACAACACGCGCGAGGTCATCGGCCAGGCCCTCTCGAAGGCCAACGTCACGCGCCACAACGTCAAGGCCATCGGCATCACCAACCAGCGCGAGACCGCGGTCGTCTGGAACAAGAAGACGGGCGAGCCCGTCTACAACGCGATCGTCTGGCAGGACACGCGCACGCAGAAGATCGTCGACCGCCTCGCCGACGGCGACACCGACCGCTACAAGCAGAAGGTCGGGCTGCCGCTCGCGACCTACTTCTCGGGCACCAAGATCGTGTGGATCCTCGAGAACGTCGACGGCGCGCGCGAGGCGGCCGAGGCGGGCGACCTGCTCTTCGGCACGACCGACTGCTGGGTGCTGTGGAACCTCACCGGGGGCGTCAACGGCGGCGTGCACGCGACCGACGTGACGAACGCGTCGCGCACCCTGTTCATGGATCTCGAGTCGCTCACGTGGGACGACGCGATCCTCGCGGACTTCGGCGTGCCGCGCTCGATGCTGCCGGAGATCAAGCCGTCGTCGGGCGAGTTCGGCATCGCCGCGTCGGAGTCGCTGCTGCGCGAGACGCCCATCACCGGCATCCTCGGCGACCAGCAGGCCGCGACGTTCGGGCAGGCCGCGTTCGACACCGGCGAGGCGAAGAACACCTACGGCACGGGCAACTTCCTCATCTTCAACACCGGCGAGGAGATCGTCCACTCGAAGAACGGCCTGCTCACGACCGTCGGTTACAAGATCGGCGACGAGCCCACGCACTACGCGCTCGAGGGCTCGATCGCCGTGACCGGCTCGCTCATCCAGTGGCTGCGCGACAACCTCGGGCTCATCCCCGACGCGCCCTCGGTCGAGCAGCTCGCGAAGACGGTCGACGACAACGGCGGCGCGTACTTCGTGCCCGCGTTCTCGGGCCTGTTCGCGCCCTACTGGCGGCCGGATGCGCGCGGCGCGCTCGTGGGCCTCACCCGGTACGTGAACAAGGGCCACCTCGCGCGGGCCGCGCTCGAGGCGACGGCGTTCCAGACCGCCGAGGTCGTCGACGCGGTCAACGCCGACTCGGGCGTCGACCTGACCGAGCTCAAGGTCGACGGCGGCATGATCGCCAACGACACGCTCATGCAGTTCCAGGCCGACATCCTGCAGGTGCCCGTGGTGCGGCCGGTCGTCGCCGAGACGACGGCGCTCGGCGCCGCCTACGCGGCCGGCCTCGCGGTCGGCTTCTGGGGTTCGCTCGACGAGCTGCGCCAGCAGTGGCAGGAGGACCGCCGCTGGGAGCCGCAGATGGACAAGGAGGCGCGCGACCGCACCTACCGCAACTGGAAGAAGGCGGTGCAGAAGACGCTCGACTGGGTCGACGAGGACGTCGACTAG
- a CDS encoding GNAT family N-acetyltransferase, with amino-acid sequence MTDSQIAITENPEAHRYEAHVDGELAGFADYRDAESVRSFVHTEVDPSFGGRGVGSRLVDEALRSTIAQGRRIRPLCSFVVARSGADEFAAHVVH; translated from the coding sequence ATGACCGACTCCCAGATCGCCATCACCGAGAACCCCGAGGCGCACCGCTACGAGGCGCACGTCGACGGCGAGCTCGCCGGCTTCGCCGACTACCGCGACGCCGAGTCGGTGCGTTCGTTCGTGCACACCGAGGTCGACCCGTCGTTCGGCGGCCGCGGCGTCGGCTCGCGGCTCGTCGACGAGGCGCTGCGCTCGACGATCGCGCAGGGCCGTCGCATCCGCCCGCTGTGCTCGTTCGTCGTCGCGCGCTCGGGCGCCGACGAGTTCGCCGCGCACGTCGTGCACTAG
- the trpD gene encoding anthranilate phosphoribosyltransferase, with translation MDRLFTWPVVLETLLEGEDLAIRQAEWAMAQVVAGEATASQIAGFLVALRAKGVVAEELVGFRDAILEAAVPLPGDAKVVDIVGTGGDRQHTVNISTTASIVVAAAGVPVLKHGNRAVSSSSGASDVLDVLGVVPADDDPARVRRILDEAGISFAWATRFHPGFRHAGPVRAELGVPTVFNYLGPLVNPARPEVSLVGVADKHVIEQFVGVFATRGATALVVRGEDGLDELTTTGHSELWEVARGDVVEHDIDPRELGIRRASLDDLRGGSPEHNADVLRRTLAGEPGPVRDVVLLNAAAALVAWRLDGDPRQKDRPLKERLAEELAVATAAIDSGAATRTLDAWRRAAA, from the coding sequence ATGGATCGCCTCTTCACCTGGCCAGTCGTGCTCGAGACGCTGCTGGAGGGGGAGGATCTGGCGATCCGCCAGGCGGAGTGGGCGATGGCCCAGGTGGTGGCCGGCGAGGCCACCGCATCGCAGATCGCCGGCTTCCTCGTGGCCCTCCGCGCGAAGGGCGTCGTGGCCGAGGAGCTCGTGGGCTTCCGCGACGCGATCCTCGAGGCCGCGGTGCCGCTGCCGGGCGACGCGAAGGTCGTCGACATCGTCGGCACAGGCGGGGATCGCCAGCACACGGTGAACATCTCGACGACCGCGAGCATCGTGGTCGCCGCGGCAGGCGTGCCGGTGCTCAAGCACGGCAACCGCGCCGTCTCCTCGTCGTCCGGCGCCTCGGACGTGCTCGACGTGCTCGGCGTCGTCCCCGCGGACGACGACCCCGCCCGCGTGCGGCGCATCCTCGACGAGGCGGGGATCTCGTTCGCGTGGGCGACGCGCTTCCACCCGGGCTTCCGCCACGCGGGCCCCGTGCGCGCCGAGCTCGGCGTGCCCACCGTCTTCAACTACCTCGGCCCGCTCGTCAACCCCGCCAGGCCCGAGGTCTCGCTCGTCGGCGTCGCCGACAAGCACGTCATCGAGCAGTTCGTCGGCGTGTTCGCCACCCGCGGCGCGACCGCGCTCGTCGTGCGCGGCGAGGACGGCCTCGACGAGCTGACGACGACGGGCCACTCTGAGCTCTGGGAGGTCGCGCGCGGCGACGTCGTCGAGCACGACATCGATCCGCGCGAGCTCGGCATCCGCCGGGCGAGCCTCGACGACCTGCGCGGCGGCTCGCCCGAGCACAACGCCGACGTGCTGCGCCGCACGCTCGCGGGGGAGCCCGGTCCCGTGCGCGACGTCGTGCTGCTCAACGCCGCAGCGGCGCTCGTCGCCTGGCGCCTCGACGGCGACCCGCGGCAGAAGGACCGCCCGCTCAAGGAGCGCCTCGCCGAGGAGCTCGCCGTCGCGACCGCCGCCATCGACTCGGGTGCCGCGACCCGCACGCTCGACGCGTGGCGGCGTGCCGCGGCCTGA
- the dhaM gene encoding dihydroxyacetone kinase phosphoryl donor subunit DhaM, translating into MSVGLLIVSHSARIAEGVVELAAQMAASVAIVAAGGTDDGSIGTSFDKVQAGLASADSGDGVVVLCDLGSAVLTAETALELHDAPERIRIADAPIVEGAVAAAVAAESGATLEQVLAAAEDRSAGAPAPAPQPAGEGGAVLEVELANEHGLHARPAAELVRTASAFDAQVTVDGVDATSMLRVLSLGLDRGATVRFEATGPQAAEAIAAIERLAAEGFGERA; encoded by the coding sequence GTGAGCGTCGGGCTCCTGATCGTCTCGCACTCGGCGCGCATCGCCGAGGGCGTCGTCGAGCTCGCGGCGCAGATGGCCGCGTCGGTCGCGATCGTCGCGGCAGGCGGCACCGACGACGGCAGCATCGGCACGAGCTTCGACAAGGTGCAGGCGGGTCTCGCATCGGCCGATTCCGGCGACGGCGTCGTCGTGCTGTGCGATCTCGGCTCGGCGGTGCTGACCGCCGAGACCGCGCTCGAGCTGCACGACGCGCCCGAGCGCATCCGCATCGCCGACGCACCGATCGTCGAGGGAGCGGTCGCCGCGGCGGTCGCCGCCGAATCGGGCGCCACGCTCGAGCAGGTGCTCGCCGCGGCGGAGGACCGGTCGGCCGGCGCGCCGGCGCCGGCGCCCCAGCCCGCCGGCGAGGGCGGCGCCGTGCTCGAGGTCGAGCTCGCGAACGAGCACGGGCTGCACGCGCGGCCCGCGGCCGAGCTCGTGCGCACCGCGAGCGCGTTCGACGCCCAGGTGACCGTCGACGGCGTCGATGCCACGAGCATGCTGCGCGTGCTCTCGCTCGGGCTCGACCGCGGCGCGACGGTGCGCTTCGAGGCGACGGGGCCGCAGGCGGCCGAGGCGATCGCGGCGATCGAGCGGCTCGCCGCGGAGGGGTTCGGCGAGCGGGCCTAG
- the qcrB gene encoding cytochrome bc1 complex cytochrome b subunit produces MTSTATRPTFTAKASNYLDERTSISTMVAALGRKVFPDHWSFMLGEVILYSFVAILLSGTFLTFFFEPSMTAVHYEGSYVPLKGMEMSAAYASTLDLSFDIRGGLLMRQLHHWSALLFIAAIGLHMLRVFFTGAFRKPRELNWVVGFILFILAMAEGFTGYSLPDDLLSGNGLAIINGMVKGIPIVGTWISYLLFGGIFPGTDIVPRLFVLHIMLLPALVIALIGVHLVLMVINKHTQFAGPGRTNDNVVGAPIMPLFAAKAGSFFFIVFGFLVAIASTFTILPVWDYGPYDPSPVSAGTQPDWYIGFADGALRLAPGLESEIFGLTLSWNILIPMAVLGLFIVLVMFYPFIEAWITGDKREHHIAERPRNNPTRTAIGAAGVWFYAIMWAAASSDLIATHFHLNVFQVTWALQAMITIGTVIVYWLTKRIALGLQKKDREILLHGYESGNIRRLPGGEYVEVHEPVDEYSAWRLKSFDTYEPVMVRPNAEGRITPATHLRAALSRWFFEDRIAPVTKGEIEAAKHDHH; encoded by the coding sequence ATGACCTCCACTGCGACTCGCCCCACGTTCACCGCGAAGGCGTCCAACTACCTCGACGAGCGCACGAGCATCTCGACGATGGTCGCGGCGCTCGGCCGCAAGGTGTTCCCCGACCACTGGTCGTTCATGCTCGGCGAGGTCATCCTCTACTCGTTCGTGGCGATCCTGCTCTCGGGCACCTTCCTGACGTTCTTCTTCGAGCCGTCGATGACGGCCGTGCACTACGAGGGCTCGTACGTGCCGCTCAAGGGCATGGAGATGTCGGCGGCGTACGCCTCGACGCTCGACCTGTCGTTCGACATCCGCGGCGGCCTGCTCATGCGCCAGCTGCACCACTGGTCGGCGCTGCTGTTCATCGCCGCGATCGGCCTGCACATGCTGCGCGTGTTCTTCACGGGCGCGTTCCGCAAGCCCCGCGAGCTCAACTGGGTCGTCGGCTTCATCCTCTTCATCCTCGCGATGGCGGAGGGCTTCACGGGCTACTCGCTCCCCGACGACCTGCTCTCGGGCAACGGCCTCGCGATCATCAACGGCATGGTCAAGGGCATCCCGATCGTCGGCACCTGGATCTCGTACCTGCTCTTCGGCGGCATCTTCCCGGGCACCGACATCGTGCCGAGGCTGTTCGTGCTGCACATCATGCTGCTGCCGGCGCTCGTCATCGCCCTCATCGGCGTGCACCTCGTGCTCATGGTCATCAACAAGCACACGCAGTTCGCCGGCCCCGGCCGCACGAACGACAACGTCGTGGGCGCGCCGATCATGCCGCTGTTCGCCGCGAAGGCCGGCTCGTTCTTCTTCATCGTGTTCGGCTTCCTCGTCGCGATCGCCTCGACGTTCACGATCCTGCCGGTGTGGGACTACGGGCCCTACGACCCATCCCCCGTCTCGGCCGGGACGCAGCCCGACTGGTACATCGGCTTCGCCGACGGGGCACTGCGACTGGCGCCGGGTCTCGAGTCCGAGATCTTCGGGCTCACGCTGTCGTGGAACATCCTGATCCCGATGGCGGTGCTCGGGCTCTTCATCGTGCTGGTCATGTTCTACCCCTTCATCGAGGCGTGGATCACGGGCGACAAGCGCGAGCACCACATCGCCGAGCGTCCCCGCAACAACCCGACGCGCACCGCGATCGGCGCTGCCGGCGTCTGGTTCTACGCGATCATGTGGGCCGCCGCCTCCTCCGACCTCATCGCCACGCACTTCCACCTCAACGTGTTCCAGGTCACCTGGGCGCTGCAGGCGATGATCACCATCGGCACGGTCATCGTGTACTGGCTGACGAAGCGCATCGCGCTCGGCCTGCAGAAGAAGGATCGCGAGATCCTGCTGCACGGCTACGAGTCGGGCAACATCCGCCGGCTCCCCGGTGGCGAGTACGTCGAGGTGCACGAGCCCGTCGACGAGTACTCGGCCTGGCGGCTCAAGAGCTTCGACACGTACGAGCCCGTCATGGTGCGCCCGAACGCCGAGGGCAGGATCACGCCCGCGACGCACCTGCGCGCCGCGCTGTCGCGCTGGTTCTTCGAGGACCGCATCGCGCCGGTCACGAAGGGCGAGATCGAGGCTGCGAAGCACGACCACCACTGA
- the qcrC gene encoding cytochrome bc1 complex diheme cytochrome c subunit — translation MNTLASRKKTGRRHPLASAALLIIGLVAAGGASAAVGTVANAQPAQSSPHAQQLTEQDGAELFRANCASCHGMNAEGTEHGTSLIGVGAASVDFQVMTGRMPMAFQGPQALQREPQFTQEQSDAMGDWIASLAPGPERPAEEWLDTSQVTDEELAEGGALFRINCAMCHNVAGAGGALTEGKFAPHLRDIDAAHIYEAMQTGPQNMPVFNDNNISPEQKRQIIAYLHYLDENPSVGGFDLGALGPVSEGLFIWIFGLGGLVGVAVWLTSRPN, via the coding sequence CTGAACACCTTGGCATCACGCAAGAAGACCGGTCGCAGGCATCCGCTGGCGAGCGCTGCCCTGCTCATCATCGGGCTCGTCGCCGCCGGCGGCGCATCCGCCGCGGTGGGCACCGTCGCGAACGCGCAGCCCGCGCAGTCGTCGCCGCACGCGCAGCAGCTGACGGAGCAGGACGGGGCGGAGCTCTTCCGCGCCAACTGCGCCTCGTGCCACGGCATGAACGCGGAGGGCACGGAGCACGGCACGAGCCTCATCGGCGTCGGCGCGGCGTCCGTCGACTTCCAGGTCATGACCGGCCGCATGCCCATGGCCTTCCAGGGCCCGCAGGCGCTGCAGCGCGAGCCGCAGTTCACGCAGGAGCAGTCGGACGCGATGGGCGACTGGATCGCCTCGCTCGCCCCCGGCCCCGAGCGGCCGGCCGAGGAGTGGCTCGACACCTCGCAGGTGACCGACGAGGAGCTCGCCGAGGGCGGCGCGCTCTTCCGCATCAACTGCGCGATGTGCCACAACGTCGCAGGCGCCGGCGGCGCCCTGACCGAGGGCAAGTTCGCGCCGCACCTGCGCGACATCGACGCCGCGCACATCTACGAGGCCATGCAGACCGGCCCGCAGAACATGCCGGTCTTCAACGACAACAACATCTCGCCCGAGCAGAAGCGCCAGATCATCGCGTACCTGCACTACCTGGATGAGAACCCGTCGGTCGGCGGCTTCGACCTCGGGGCCCTCGGCCCCGTGTCGGAGGGCCTGTTCATCTGGATCTTCGGGCTCGGCGGTCTCGTCGGGGTCGCGGTCTGGCTGACGTCGAGGCCGAACTGA
- the ctaE gene encoding aa3-type cytochrome oxidase subunit III produces the protein MASVSTTALPTSPSSAPLIRRPNSVAVGTIVWLGSEVMFFAGLFAIYFTLRSMSGDLFATEAEKLNVVFATINTLILLSSSFTCQAGANAAEHHQARRTGGIFEFAKWGMIEWFYLTYVLGAIFVTLQVFEYLELIHHGVTLSSNSYGSAFYITTGFHGLHVTGGLFAFLFVIGRAYAVKRFARKEATSAHVISYYWHFVDVVWIGLYLVIYWLK, from the coding sequence ATGGCTTCCGTGTCCACTACTGCGCTCCCCACATCGCCGTCCTCGGCACCGCTGATCAGGCGGCCGAACTCCGTTGCGGTCGGCACCATCGTCTGGCTCGGCAGCGAGGTCATGTTCTTCGCCGGCCTGTTCGCGATCTACTTCACGCTCCGCTCGATGTCCGGCGACCTCTTCGCCACCGAGGCCGAGAAGCTGAACGTCGTCTTCGCGACCATCAACACGCTGATCCTGCTCTCCTCGAGCTTCACGTGCCAGGCGGGCGCGAACGCCGCAGAGCACCACCAGGCGCGGCGCACGGGCGGGATCTTCGAGTTCGCCAAGTGGGGCATGATCGAGTGGTTCTACCTCACGTACGTGCTGGGCGCGATCTTCGTCACGCTCCAGGTGTTCGAGTACCTCGAGCTGATCCACCACGGCGTGACGCTGTCGTCCAACTCGTACGGCTCGGCCTTCTACATCACCACCGGCTTCCACGGCCTCCACGTGACGGGCGGCCTGTTCGCCTTCCTGTTCGTGATCGGCCGCGCGTACGCGGTGAAGCGCTTCGCTCGCAAGGAGGCGACGAGCGCCCACGTGATCTCGTACTACTGGCACTTCGTCGACGTGGTCTGGATCGGCCTGTACCTCGTCATCTACTGGCTCAAGTAA
- the dhaL gene encoding dihydroxyacetone kinase subunit DhaL has product MSALDGAWARRWIEAVAERVAARKAELTALDRAIGDADHGENLDRGFQAVLGRLDGLDADATPGAVLKLVATTLISTVGGAAGPLYGTAFLKAAMASGDRAELDAPALVEVLTAARDGIVARGKAELRDKTMVDAWSPAVDAAATAGDDVRAVLEAAAAAAAEGAVATEPLVAHKGRASYLGERAIGHRDPGAESTSLILRAAAETA; this is encoded by the coding sequence GTGAGCGCGCTCGACGGAGCCTGGGCGCGCCGCTGGATCGAGGCCGTCGCCGAGCGGGTGGCCGCGCGGAAGGCCGAGCTCACCGCCCTCGACCGCGCGATCGGCGACGCCGATCACGGCGAGAACCTCGACCGCGGCTTCCAGGCCGTGCTCGGCAGGCTCGACGGGCTCGACGCCGACGCGACGCCGGGCGCGGTGCTCAAGCTCGTCGCGACGACGCTCATCTCGACCGTCGGCGGGGCCGCGGGGCCGCTCTACGGCACGGCGTTCCTGAAGGCGGCGATGGCGTCGGGAGACCGCGCCGAGCTCGACGCCCCCGCGCTCGTCGAGGTGCTCACGGCCGCGCGCGACGGCATCGTCGCGCGCGGCAAGGCCGAGCTGCGCGACAAGACGATGGTGGATGCGTGGAGCCCGGCGGTCGACGCCGCCGCGACCGCGGGCGACGACGTGCGCGCGGTGCTCGAGGCGGCCGCGGCGGCCGCGGCCGAGGGCGCTGTCGCGACGGAGCCGCTCGTCGCCCACAAGGGCCGCGCCTCCTACCTCGGCGAGCGGGCGATCGGGCACCGGGACCCGGGCGCCGAGTCGACCTCGCTCATCCTGCGGGCGGCTGCGGAGACCGCGTGA